GATGACCACGCGTGGAATATGCCGCGTGTCGCGCAACCCGAGATGCGTCCACGTGCGTCCCCCGTCGGTCGTTTTGTACACGCCGTCGCCGAACGAGACCGAGTTGCGGACGTTCCCCTCACCGGTCCCGACGTACACCACTTCGTGATTGGTCGGATCCACCGCGAGGTCGCCGATCGACTGCACCGACTGCTTGTCGAAGATCGGCGTCCACGTCGTCCCGGCGTTCAGCGACTTCCAGATCCCGCCCGACGCGCTCCCCGCGTACAGGATCGACGGATCGCCTGCGACCCCCTCGATGTCGGCCATGCGTCCCGACATGTTGGCCGGGCCGATGTTGCGGAAGGCGAGGCCCGTGAAGGTGGATTCGGCGACCGTCGGTGGCGTGGCTGGCGCGGCCGCGGCGGTCGGGCGTCGTGTCTGGGCTGCCAACGGGGAGGTGAAGACCGCCGACATCGCGACCGCGAGGACGGCGACGCCAGGCGCAAAGCCGCGGCTCACGGCGCGACGAGAAGGAGAGACAGACATGGGTGCGGTTCCGGGTGAACGAGGGACCTCGCCGCCACGGGCGAAGGGCGCGGCAATCATACCGTCTCGCGGCGTCGTGCGGGAGCGTGATTCGTCGCTCCCCGTGTGCGGCTTTGCGCCCCTTTTCTCGTGGGCGCCCCGGCGTCATCTTCCGCGCCACGGCGCGCCGGGAACCGGGGGCGTCACACCGCACGTTCACCGTCGTCACCCTACCGAGGACGCCATGGATATCGACATGAAGAAGTACGCCAAGCTCGCGTCGCTCGGAGCGTTGGCGGTTGCCGCCGGATGCGTGGGGCTCTACGCTCTTCTGGCTTGGGTCTCCACCCCCACGGCAACCGGCGGCATCGACGGGGTGCACGCGATGATTGCCTACCTCGGCATCGCCGTCCCGATCGCGGCCATCGTCGCCGTGCACGTCACGTACGCACGCGTGCTGTCCAACTACGCGAAGGACAACGCGTAGCGCGATCGCGCACGCGGCACCGCGCGTCGGCGGGCATTCGTCCGCACGCGAATCGCGCCGCGTCCCTTCGTGGGGCGCGGCGCGATGCTGTTCCAGCTGTCGGCGTTACGAGATCCAGGTCCCGAGCACGGTCCCGAAGAACTGCAGCACCAGGATCACCAGGGTGCCGGCGCTGGCGACCGCGGCCACCGAGCGCATGACGGCGAACACCACCCCTCGCGTCCCCGTTGCCCCGCGTTCGCGCTCGCCGATCCCCCACGCTCCAAACGCAGAAAGCAGGGCGGAGACGGTCACGATGCGCCACCATGGCGGGTCGAACAGGAGGATCGCCGCCGTCGTGACAAGACCGCCCACGGCCATAGCGACCAGCCCCCAGTCGGGGACCCGGCGGCTCAGCGACGCGAGCAAGACGGCCAGCGTCGGTTCGTTCGCGTCGCGCATCCGAAGGGCGTCGCCCTTACCGCTTGCCGAAGCCGAACGACACGCCGATTCCGTACGACGGATCGGACCCCTCGAGGCCGAGCGGCAGGGTGATGACCGGGCGAATCAGGACGCTGGAGCTCAGGACGAAGCTCACGCCGCCCGACAGGAGGCCGTACGTGTCGTTGTCCGATCCAGAGCCGCCGCTCGGCCCGTCGATCGCAATGCGGCTGTACACACCCTGCAGCGACGCGAACGGAATGAGCGCGACCGAGGAGGTCGTGCCGACGCGGGCACCGATCGCCACACCTGCGGCGCCGTCGGTGGTGCTGGCGCTGTAGGCGGAGCTCCCGCCGTCGGGAAGGGAGGTGTAGCCGAGTGAGGCGATGGGGCAGAAGGTGATGTTGCGGCTGGCGCCGGTGATGAACGAGAGGCCGCCGTCGACACCGATCGACTTGCCGGTCCCGTCGATGCCGTCATAGTCCTGCAGCTGCGCCGACACGCCGCCAAAGGCGATGGACGAACCAAAGCCGACGCGCGCGTCGAGGGCCTTGCTACCGTCGCTGAAGAGCGCGGTGAAGGTGGCGTTGGTCGGCTGTGCAGTGAGCGAGCCGAGTCCGAGGCAGGCCTGCGCGTCGGCGCGCGTGGAGAGCGAGGAGAGAATGGCGGTCGTGGCGACCGCGACGAGTGCCATGTGTTTCATGTCGAGTTCTCCGTAAGGGGAACATGGGAGGCGTGCGTCGCCGCCCTGACCAATAATCAGGGAACGAACGCCGGGAGACGCAACCCTAAGTGAAAAAGGACGGGGCGCACCGCGATTGCAGTGCGCCCCGTGATCCCTACCCGCTTGGCCTCGACTTGTTCGACGCTAGATGTCGAGGTTGCTGACGAACTTGGCGTTGGCTTCGATGAAGGCCTTTCGCGGCTCGACATCGTCGCCCATGAGCGTCTGGAAGATCTGGTCGGCGAGGACCGCATCCTCCATCCCCACGCGCATGAGGGTCCGGCGCTCCGGGTCCATCGTGGTATCCCAGAGCTGTTCCTTGTTCATCTCGCCGAGGCCCTTGTAGCGCTGGATGTTGACCGACGACCGGTCGGAGCCGCCCAGGCGCTCGGAGTACGACTCGCGCTCCTTCTCGTCATAGGCGTAGAACTCCTGCTTCCCCTTGGCCACGCGATAGAGCGGGGGCTGCGCGATGTAGACGAAGCCGGCCTCGATGAGCTCGCGCATCTGCCGGAAGAAGAACGTGAGCAGCAGGGTGCGGATGTGCGCGCCGTCGACGTCGGCGTCGGTCATGATGATGACCTTGTGATAGCGCGCCTTCTCGATCTCGAACTCTTCCTTGATCCCCGTGCCGAGCGCCGTGATGATCGTGCGGATTTCCTCGTTGGAGAGGACCTTGTCGATGCGGGCCTTCTCGACGTTGATGATCTTGCCGCGCAGCGGGAGGATCGCCTGGAACTCGCGGTTGCGCCCCTGCTTGGCCGACCCACCGGCCGAGTCGCCCTCGACGAGGAAGATCTCGCACATGGCGGGGTCGGAGAGCGAGCAGTCGGCGAGCTTGCCGGGGAGCGTGCCGACGTCGAGCGCTGACTTCTTGCGGGTGAGGTCGCGCGCCTTGCGCGCCGCTTCGCGGGCGCGGGCCGCGGAGACCGCCTTCTCGATGATGATGTTGGCGGTGCGCGGGTGCTCGTCGAGGTAGGCCGAGAGCCAGTCGTTGACGACCGTCTTCACCGCCGACTCGGCTTCGCTGTTCCCGAGCTTGGTCTTGGTCTGCCCTTCGAACTGCGGTTCGCGGACCTTGACCGAGACCACCGCCGTCAGCCCCTCGCGTGCGTCGTCGCCGGAGAGGGAGAAGTCGGCCTTCTTGAGGAAGTTCCCCTTGGCAGCGAAGGCGTTGATGGTGCGCGTGAGCGCGGCCTTGAAGCCGGT
The window above is part of the Gemmatimonadota bacterium genome. Proteins encoded here:
- the gyrB gene encoding DNA topoisomerase (ATP-hydrolyzing) subunit B — its product is MAKTPSNGNSYESSNIQVLKGLEAVRKRPGMYIGSTSSRGLHHLVYEVVDNSIDEALAGYCDTVGVTIHHDDSITVEDNGRGIPVDMHPTEKLPGLEVAMTVLHAGGKFDKDSYKVSGGLHGVGVSVVNALSEQLKVWVKRDAKEYYMDFKRGTTTTQLKTLGKVREKDTGTKVYFKPDDEIFTELRYDYATLANRLRELSYLNKGVTITLTDERGDEPKTETFFAKGGLQEMVKYLNSSKKPLHPEVLYLETDKDDIGIEIALQYNDGYNENVFTFVNNINTHEGGTHLTGFKAALTRTINAFAAKGNFLKKADFSLSGDDAREGLTAVVSVKVREPQFEGQTKTKLGNSEAESAVKTVVNDWLSAYLDEHPRTANIIIEKAVSAARAREAARKARDLTRKKSALDVGTLPGKLADCSLSDPAMCEIFLVEGDSAGGSAKQGRNREFQAILPLRGKIINVEKARIDKVLSNEEIRTIITALGTGIKEEFEIEKARYHKVIIMTDADVDGAHIRTLLLTFFFRQMRELIEAGFVYIAQPPLYRVAKGKQEFYAYDEKERESYSERLGGSDRSSVNIQRYKGLGEMNKEQLWDTTMDPERRTLMRVGMEDAVLADQIFQTLMGDDVEPRKAFIEANAKFVSNLDI